One genomic region from Mycobacterium basiliense encodes:
- a CDS encoding DUF881 domain-containing protein codes for MPADHPRPRVGRLRQRGVSTSVRGGRSRVLFGTLAILLCLVLGVAIVTQVRQTESGDSLETARPADLLVLLDSLRQREATLNTEVADLQNTLNALQASGNNDQAAIESAQARLAALSILVGAVGATGPGVIVTIDDPGPGVAPEAMLDVVNELRAAGAEAIQISDAQQSVRVGVDTWVVGSPGALIVDAKSLAPPYSILAIGDPPTLAAAMNIPGGAQDSIKRVGGRMSVQQADRVDVTALRQPKPHQYAQPVK; via the coding sequence CTGCCCGCCGATCATCCCCGCCCCAGGGTCGGGCGCCTGCGACAACGGGGGGTATCCACGTCGGTGCGAGGTGGTCGGTCCCGGGTGCTGTTCGGGACGCTGGCGATCTTGCTATGCCTGGTTTTGGGGGTCGCCATTGTGACCCAGGTTCGCCAGACCGAGTCCGGCGATTCGCTGGAAACGGCGCGTCCCGCCGACCTGTTGGTGCTGCTGGATTCGTTGCGGCAACGCGAGGCCACGCTCAACACCGAAGTGGCCGACCTACAAAACACCCTGAACGCGTTGCAGGCGTCCGGGAATAACGATCAGGCCGCTATCGAAAGCGCCCAGGCCAGATTGGCCGCATTGTCCATCCTGGTCGGTGCCGTGGGTGCCACCGGGCCCGGTGTCATCGTGACGATCGATGACCCCGGACCAGGGGTGGCGCCCGAAGCGATGCTTGACGTGGTCAACGAGTTGCGCGCCGCCGGAGCCGAGGCGATCCAGATCAGCGATGCGCAGCAGTCGGTGCGGGTAGGAGTGGATACCTGGGTCGTCGGCAGTCCCGGCGCGCTGATCGTCGACGCCAAGTCGTTGGCTCCGCCCTATTCGATTCTGGCGATTGGTGATCCGCCGACGTTAGCTGCGGCGATGAACATTCCCGGTGGTGCCCAGGACAGCATCAAACGTGTCGGCGGCAGAATGTCGGTGCAGCAGGCGGACCGGGTAGACGTGACCGCCTTGCGGCAACCAAAACCGCACCAATACGCTCAGCCCGTTAAGTGA
- the gcvH gene encoding glycine cleavage system protein GcvH, which translates to MSDIPPDLHYTAEHEWVRRTADDSLRIGITDFAQSAMGDVVFVQLPDVGAEVTAGEAFGEVESTKSVSDLYAPLSGKVTAVNGDLEGTPQLVNSDPYGAGWLLDLQVESPAALEAALAALLDAEAYRGTVTE; encoded by the coding sequence GTGAGCGATATCCCACCGGATCTGCATTACACCGCCGAACACGAGTGGGTTCGCCGCACCGCAGACGATAGTCTGCGGATCGGGATTACCGACTTCGCGCAGTCGGCGATGGGCGACGTCGTGTTCGTCCAGTTGCCCGACGTCGGCGCCGAGGTGACCGCCGGGGAGGCGTTCGGCGAGGTGGAATCGACGAAATCCGTCTCGGACCTCTATGCCCCGCTGTCGGGCAAGGTGACCGCGGTCAACGGCGATCTGGAAGGCACTCCGCAGCTGGTGAACTCGGATCCGTACGGGGCCGGCTGGCTGCTCGACCTTCAGGTCGAAAGTCCGGCCGCGCTGGAGGCGGCCCTGGCGGCGCTGCTCGACGCTGAGGCCTACCGCGGCACAGTCACCGAATGA
- the garA gene encoding glycogen accumulation regulator GarA, with protein sequence MDAARDRDQTSDEVTVETTSVFRADFLNELDAPAQAGSESSVSGVEGLPAGSALLVVKRGPNAGSRFLLDQPITSAGRHPDSDIFLDDVTVSRRHAEFRLEGNEFSVVDVGSLNGTYVNREPVDSAVLANGDEVQIGKFRLVFLTGPRQGEDGGTGGQ encoded by the coding sequence ATGGACGCAGCAAGAGACAGGGACCAGACTTCTGACGAAGTTACCGTGGAGACGACTTCGGTCTTCCGCGCCGACTTCCTCAACGAATTGGACGCTCCCGCACAGGCGGGTTCCGAGAGTTCGGTATCCGGGGTGGAGGGGCTTCCGGCAGGCTCGGCGTTGCTGGTTGTCAAACGGGGACCGAATGCAGGTTCACGCTTCCTGCTCGATCAGCCAATCACCTCTGCGGGCCGCCATCCCGACAGCGACATCTTCCTCGATGATGTGACCGTGAGTCGGCGCCACGCCGAATTCCGGTTGGAAGGCAACGAGTTCAGTGTCGTTGACGTGGGGAGCCTCAATGGCACCTATGTCAACCGCGAGCCGGTGGACTCGGCCGTTCTGGCAAACGGCGACGAGGTTCAGATCGGCAAGTTCCGCCTGGTCTTCTTGACCGGGCCCAGGCAGGGTGAAGATGGGGGCACCGGAGGCCAGTGA
- the ftsR gene encoding transcriptional regulator FtsR, whose product MSAPDSPALAGMSIGAVLDLLRPDYPDITISKIRFLEAEGLVTPQRAASGYRRFTAYDCARLRFILTAQRDHYLPLKVIRAQLDALPDGELPAVGSPYGVPRLVSLAGSGTGTAGSDASADPASVSPTRIRLSREDLLERSGVDDELLTALVKAGVITTGPGGFFDEHAVVILQCARALADYGVEPRHLRAFRSAADRQSDLIAQIAGPLVKADKTGARDRADDLAREVAALAITLHTSLIKSAVRDVLHR is encoded by the coding sequence GTGAGCGCACCCGATAGCCCCGCGCTGGCCGGGATGTCGATCGGGGCGGTCTTGGACCTGCTGCGACCGGACTATCCCGACATCACGATCTCCAAGATCCGTTTCCTGGAGGCCGAGGGGCTGGTGACGCCGCAACGCGCCGCATCTGGTTACCGGAGGTTCACCGCGTACGACTGTGCGCGGCTACGCTTCATTCTCACTGCTCAGCGTGATCATTACCTACCGCTGAAGGTCATCAGGGCGCAGCTTGACGCCCTGCCTGACGGCGAGTTACCGGCCGTCGGATCTCCTTACGGCGTACCGCGATTGGTATCGCTCGCCGGTAGCGGCACTGGGACAGCAGGATCCGACGCCAGTGCTGACCCGGCGTCGGTATCGCCCACCCGCATTCGGCTCAGCCGAGAAGACCTGCTGGAACGCTCCGGAGTCGACGATGAGCTACTGACCGCTCTGGTAAAGGCGGGGGTGATCACCACCGGACCGGGCGGTTTCTTCGACGAACACGCCGTGGTAATCCTGCAATGTGCTCGGGCGCTGGCCGACTACGGCGTGGAGCCCCGGCACCTGCGTGCCTTCCGGTCGGCAGCAGACCGTCAGTCCGACCTCATCGCCCAGATCGCCGGCCCGCTCGTCAAGGCCGACAAAACCGGCGCGCGTGACCGGGCCGACGACTTGGCGCGTGAGGTCGCCGCGCTCGCCATAACTTTGCACACCTCGTTGATCAAGTCGGCAGTACGCGACGTATTGCACCGCTGA
- a CDS encoding bifunctional nuclease family protein has product MGEVRVVGIRVEQPQNQPVLLLREANGDRYLPIWIGQSEAAAIALEQQGVEPPRPLTHDLIRDVIAALGHSLKEVRIVDLQEGTFYADLIFDRNVKVSARPSDSVAIALRVGVPIYVEEAVLAQAGLLIPDEGDEDTGSAVREDEVEKFKEFLDSVSPDDFKAT; this is encoded by the coding sequence ATGGGCGAAGTACGTGTTGTCGGCATTCGCGTCGAGCAACCGCAGAACCAGCCGGTGCTGTTACTGCGCGAGGCCAACGGCGACCGGTATCTGCCAATCTGGATCGGACAGTCCGAGGCCGCAGCCATTGCGTTGGAGCAACAGGGCGTCGAGCCGCCCCGACCGTTGACGCATGATCTGATCAGGGATGTCATTGCCGCGCTCGGGCATTCACTGAAAGAAGTGCGCATCGTCGACCTTCAGGAAGGCACCTTCTACGCCGATCTGATCTTCGACCGCAACGTCAAGGTTTCGGCTCGTCCCTCCGACTCGGTGGCGATCGCGCTGCGCGTCGGGGTTCCCATCTACGTCGAGGAAGCGGTGCTGGCCCAGGCCGGTCTGCTGATTCCGGACGAGGGCGACGAAGACACCGGCAGCGCTGTCCGCGAGGACGAGGTGGAGAAGTTCAAAGAGTTCCTCGACAGCGTGTCACCCGACGATTTCAAGGCCACCTAG
- a CDS encoding MerR family transcriptional regulator: protein MSEQPRQEQLDLASHATNTTNGEPANAPVQPGLFPDDSVPDELVGYRGPSACQIAGITYRQLDYWARTSLVVPSIRSAAGSGSQRLYSFKDILVLKIVKRLLDTGISLHNIRVAVDHLRQRGVQDLANITLFSDGTTVYECTSAEEVVDLLQGGQGVFGIAVSGAMRELTGVIADFHGERADGGESIAAPEDELASRRKHRDRKIG, encoded by the coding sequence GTGAGCGAGCAGCCACGTCAAGAACAGCTGGATCTGGCGAGCCACGCAACCAACACAACCAACGGCGAGCCGGCGAACGCGCCGGTGCAGCCGGGGCTGTTCCCCGATGATTCGGTGCCCGACGAGCTGGTGGGCTACCGCGGGCCGAGCGCCTGTCAGATCGCCGGCATCACCTACCGTCAACTCGACTACTGGGCACGCACCTCGCTGGTTGTTCCGTCGATCCGCAGTGCGGCAGGTTCCGGAAGCCAACGGCTCTACTCGTTCAAGGACATTTTGGTTCTCAAGATCGTCAAGCGATTGCTTGACACCGGCATCTCGCTGCACAACATTCGGGTTGCCGTCGACCACTTGCGTCAACGCGGTGTGCAGGACCTGGCCAACATCACCTTGTTCTCCGACGGCACGACGGTGTACGAGTGCACATCGGCAGAGGAAGTCGTCGATCTGCTCCAGGGTGGTCAGGGCGTATTCGGTATCGCCGTCTCGGGCGCGATGCGTGAGCTGACCGGCGTCATCGCGGACTTCCACGGTGAACGCGCTGACGGCGGCGAATCGATCGCCGCACCGGAAGACGAACTGGCATCGCGGCGCAAGCATCGCGACCGCAAGATCGGCTGA
- the gcvP gene encoding aminomethyl-transferring glycine dehydrogenase: protein MSDNSTFADRHIGLDPQAVATMLAVIGVDTLDDLAAKAVPKGILDKLADAGTAPGLDRLPPAASEAEALAELRALANANTVAVSMIGQGYYDTITPPVLLRNILENPAWYTAYTPYQPEISQGRLEALLNFQTMVTDLTGLEIANASMLDEGTAAAEAMTLMQRATRGPAKRLAVDVDVFEQTAVVLATRAKPLGIEIVTADLRDGLPEGEFFGVIAQLPGASGRLTDWTQLVEQAHDRGALVAIGADLLALTLVAPPGEIGADVAFGTTQRFGVPMGFGGPHAGYLSVHAKHARQLPGRLVGVSVDSDGNSAYRLALQTREQHIRRDKATSNICTAQVLLAVMAAMYASYHGADGLVGIARRVHGHAETIAGALGDAVVHDRFFDTVLARVPGRADEVLAAAKASGVNVWRVDADHVSVACDEVTTDTQVAIVLDAFGVSAAAPASADIATRTSEFLTHPAFTQYRTETSMMRYLRALADKDIALDRSMIPLGSCTMKLNAATEMESITWPEFGRQHPFAPASDTPGLRRLIADLESWLTAITGYDAVSLQPNAGSQGEYAGLLAIHEYHASRGEPQRDICLIPSSAHGTNAASAALAGMRVVVVGCHDNGDVDLHDLRAKISDHADRLSALMITYPSTHGVYEHDIAEICAAVHDAGGQVYVDGANLNALVGLARPGKFGGDVSHLNLHKTFCIPHGGGGPGVGPVAVRSHLSQFLPGHPFAPELPQGYPVASAPYGSASILPITWAYIRMMGADGLRTASQTAITSANYIARRLDEYFPVLYTGENGMVAHECILDLRGITKSTGVTVDDVAKRLADYGFHAPTMSFPVAGTLMVEPTESESLAEVDAFCDAMISIRREIDRVGSGQWPADDNPLRGAPHTAESLLVADWDHPYTREEAAYPLGAAFRPKVWPATRRIDGAYGDRNLICSCPPVEAFA from the coding sequence GTGTCCGATAATTCCACGTTCGCAGACCGCCACATAGGCTTGGACCCCCAGGCTGTCGCGACGATGCTTGCGGTCATCGGCGTCGATACTCTCGACGACCTGGCCGCCAAGGCGGTGCCGAAGGGCATCCTGGACAAACTCGCCGACGCCGGCACCGCACCGGGCCTGGACCGACTCCCGCCGGCCGCTAGCGAGGCGGAGGCGTTGGCCGAGCTGCGTGCGCTGGCCAACGCCAACACGGTGGCCGTGTCGATGATCGGGCAGGGCTACTACGACACCATCACCCCACCGGTTCTGCTGCGGAACATCCTGGAAAACCCCGCCTGGTACACGGCGTATACGCCCTACCAGCCCGAAATCAGTCAGGGTCGGTTGGAAGCCTTACTGAATTTCCAAACCATGGTGACCGATCTCACCGGCCTAGAGATCGCGAACGCATCGATGCTCGACGAAGGCACCGCCGCAGCTGAGGCCATGACCCTGATGCAGCGCGCAACCCGCGGCCCGGCAAAGCGGCTGGCCGTTGACGTCGACGTGTTTGAGCAAACCGCGGTGGTGTTGGCCACCCGCGCGAAGCCGTTGGGTATCGAGATCGTCACCGCCGATCTGCGGGATGGGCTGCCCGAGGGTGAATTTTTCGGCGTCATCGCCCAGCTGCCCGGAGCCAGCGGCCGGCTCACCGACTGGACCCAGCTGGTGGAGCAGGCCCACGACCGCGGCGCGCTGGTGGCCATCGGCGCCGACCTGTTGGCCCTGACCCTGGTTGCGCCGCCGGGGGAGATTGGCGCCGATGTCGCATTCGGTACCACCCAGCGTTTCGGTGTCCCAATGGGTTTCGGCGGCCCGCACGCCGGCTATCTGTCCGTGCACGCCAAGCACGCCCGTCAGCTACCCGGACGACTGGTCGGTGTGTCGGTCGACAGCGACGGCAATTCGGCCTACCGGCTAGCGCTGCAGACCCGTGAGCAACATATCCGTCGGGACAAGGCAACCAGCAATATTTGCACCGCCCAGGTGCTGCTTGCGGTAATGGCCGCAATGTATGCCAGCTATCACGGCGCCGATGGGCTGGTCGGCATTGCACGACGAGTGCATGGTCATGCCGAGACCATCGCCGGCGCGCTGGGCGACGCGGTGGTGCATGACAGGTTTTTCGATACCGTGCTGGCGCGGGTGCCGGGGCGTGCCGACGAGGTGTTGGCGGCGGCCAAGGCCAGTGGCGTCAACGTGTGGCGAGTCGATGCCGACCATGTGTCGGTGGCCTGCGACGAGGTCACCACCGACACCCAGGTGGCCATTGTGCTGGATGCCTTCGGGGTGTCGGCCGCCGCACCGGCCAGCGCCGACATCGCCACGCGCACTTCGGAGTTCTTGACCCATCCTGCGTTCACCCAGTACCGCACCGAGACATCGATGATGCGGTACCTGCGCGCGCTGGCGGACAAAGATATTGCGTTGGACCGCAGCATGATTCCGCTCGGTTCGTGCACCATGAAGCTCAACGCCGCTACCGAGATGGAGTCAATCACCTGGCCGGAATTCGGACGCCAGCATCCGTTCGCGCCGGCATCGGATACGCCGGGGCTGCGGCGGCTCATCGCCGACCTGGAAAGCTGGTTGACGGCCATTACCGGCTACGACGCGGTCTCGCTGCAGCCCAACGCGGGTTCGCAGGGCGAATACGCCGGGCTGTTGGCGATTCACGAGTACCACGCCAGCAGGGGAGAGCCGCAACGCGACATCTGCCTGATCCCGTCCAGCGCGCACGGCACCAACGCGGCTTCGGCCGCGCTGGCCGGGATGCGGGTGGTCGTGGTGGGTTGTCATGACAACGGCGACGTCGATCTCCATGATCTGCGCGCCAAGATCAGCGACCACGCCGATCGGCTGTCGGCGTTGATGATCACCTACCCGTCCACGCACGGCGTGTACGAGCACGACATCGCCGAGATCTGCGCGGCCGTGCACGATGCCGGCGGCCAGGTGTACGTGGACGGCGCCAACCTCAACGCGCTGGTCGGCCTGGCCCGGCCCGGCAAGTTCGGCGGCGATGTGAGTCACCTGAACCTGCACAAGACCTTCTGCATCCCACACGGCGGCGGCGGTCCGGGAGTGGGGCCGGTGGCGGTGCGTTCCCATCTGTCTCAGTTTCTGCCGGGCCATCCGTTCGCCCCGGAGCTGCCACAGGGGTATCCGGTGGCGTCGGCGCCCTACGGGTCGGCGTCGATTTTGCCTATCACGTGGGCCTACATCCGGATGATGGGCGCCGACGGCCTGCGGACGGCGTCGCAGACCGCGATCACGTCGGCCAACTACATTGCCCGGCGGCTCGACGAATACTTCCCGGTGCTGTACACCGGCGAGAACGGCATGGTCGCTCACGAATGCATCCTGGACCTGCGCGGCATCACCAAGTCCACCGGCGTGACCGTCGACGATGTCGCGAAACGGTTGGCAGACTACGGCTTTCACGCTCCGACCATGAGTTTTCCGGTGGCCGGCACGCTCATGGTGGAGCCGACCGAGAGCGAAAGTCTCGCCGAAGTCGACGCATTCTGCGACGCGATGATCAGCATCCGCCGCGAAATCGACCGGGTGGGATCCGGGCAGTGGCCAGCCGACGACAATCCACTGCGCGGTGCGCCGCACACCGCCGAGTCGCTGTTGGTCGCCGACTGGGATCACCCGTACACCCGCGAAGAGGCCGCCTACCCGCTCGGTGCTGCGTTCCGGCCCAAGGTCTGGCCGGCGACGCGCCGTATCGACGGGGCCTACGGTGACCGCAACTTGATCTGCTCGTGCCCGCCGGTGGAGGCGTTCGCCTAA
- a CDS encoding PE family protein → MSFVVTVPEMVTAAATDLANIGSTMSAANAAMAIPTTGILAAGADEVSAAIAALFGAHAQAYQALSAQAAMFHEQFVRAMSAGAGAYASAEAANASPMQTVLDGVNGQTMAIFGRPLIGDGANGAPGQAGGDGGLLFGNGGNGGGGLAGQPGGAGGAAGLIGNGGNGGAGGSGSNGLVGGNGGAGGWLIGNGGNGGVGGVGSAALGNGGVGGAGGAAAGLFGNGGIGGAGGSAEGLSGGAGGVGGIGGRIYGDGGAGGFGGIGAADPNAAGGAGGAGGSAVGWFGQGGAGGAGGPVVPTAALGGFGGAGGAGGHGGQLWGDGGAGGLGAFGMHGGGSGGSGGNAGMVGNGGGGGTALGLGHGGNGGTGGTLIGDGGAGGGATISAAGHGGDAVGLIGSGGAGGVGGSSPGGGTGGTGGDGGHGAKLLGNGGAGGAGGAAGGGLGNGGNGGNGGDAALFGNGGAGGDAGESGSSRNFGNGGNGGDAQLIGNGGNGGRGGVNGAGGSGGNGGTVAGAPGTDGA, encoded by the coding sequence ATGTCGTTTGTAGTTACAGTGCCGGAAATGGTGACGGCGGCAGCAACGGATTTGGCGAACATTGGCTCGACGATGAGTGCGGCTAATGCGGCGATGGCGATTCCCACGACCGGGATATTGGCGGCAGGCGCCGACGAGGTCTCGGCGGCGATCGCGGCGCTGTTCGGTGCCCATGCTCAGGCCTATCAAGCCCTGAGCGCGCAGGCCGCGATGTTTCACGAGCAGTTCGTGCGAGCGATGAGCGCGGGCGCGGGGGCCTATGCCAGTGCCGAAGCCGCCAACGCCTCGCCGATGCAGACCGTGCTTGACGGGGTGAACGGGCAAACCATGGCGATATTCGGGCGTCCGTTGATCGGCGACGGCGCCAACGGCGCACCGGGCCAGGCCGGCGGGGATGGCGGGTTGTTGTTCGGTAACGGCGGTAACGGCGGCGGCGGCCTAGCCGGCCAACCGGGTGGGGCCGGCGGGGCCGCGGGGCTGATCGGCAACGGCGGCAACGGCGGCGCCGGCGGTTCGGGGTCGAACGGACTGGTTGGCGGCAACGGCGGCGCTGGTGGGTGGCTGATCGGCAACGGCGGCAACGGCGGAGTCGGTGGCGTCGGCTCCGCCGCCTTAGGCAACGGCGGGGTCGGGGGTGCCGGCGGCGCAGCTGCGGGGCTGTTCGGCAACGGGGGCATCGGCGGGGCCGGTGGGAGCGCCGAAGGCCTCAGCGGCGGCGCCGGCGGCGTCGGCGGCATCGGCGGCAGGATATACGGTGACGGCGGTGCCGGCGGGTTCGGCGGGATCGGCGCCGCCGACCCCAACGCGGCCGGTGGGGCCGGCGGGGCCGGCGGATCCGCTGTCGGGTGGTTCGGTCAGGGCGGGGCGGGGGGCGCCGGCGGGCCGGTAGTGCCCACCGCGGCCCTGGGCGGGTTCGGTGGGGCAGGTGGTGCCGGCGGCCATGGCGGACAACTGTGGGGCGACGGTGGCGCCGGCGGGCTTGGTGCATTCGGTATGCACGGCGGCGGTTCCGGCGGTTCCGGCGGCAATGCGGGAATGGTCGGTAACGGTGGCGGTGGCGGCACCGCTCTGGGCCTCGGCCACGGTGGCAACGGAGGCACCGGCGGCACGCTGATCGGCGACGGTGGCGCGGGCGGCGGCGCGACCATATCGGCCGCCGGTCACGGCGGTGATGCCGTGGGCCTCATCGGTAGCGGTGGCGCGGGCGGCGTCGGTGGGTCCTCCCCTGGCGGCGGCACCGGTGGGACTGGCGGGGATGGCGGCCACGGCGCCAAGCTGTTGGGCAACGGCGGCGCCGGTGGGGCCGGCGGAGCGGCCGGGGGCGGACTCGGCAACGGTGGCAACGGTGGCAATGGCGGGGACGCCGCGCTGTTCGGCAACGGCGGCGCCGGCGGTGATGCGGGCGAGTCCGGGAGCAGCCGGAACTTCGGCAACGGCGGTAACGGCGGTGACGCACAGTTGATCGGCAACGGCGGCAATGGCGGGCGCGGCGGCGTTAACGGGGCCGGGGGCAGCGGCGGCAACGGCGGGACGGTGGCCGGCGCGCCCGGGACTGACGGGGCCTAG